A single genomic interval of Brevibacillus brevis harbors:
- a CDS encoding condensation domain-containing protein — MDQRTFIKTIALSETQKDYFIHYLVHPTSAFYHEQFLFRFEQRLDVTVTIRTLTEIVKRHEINRSIFVLEDEPIQKVYSEPILDFEHVASADWDDKTIRAYLNQELGKSFQLDKGPLFSCRLLDYKEMGSILSFKYHHICSDGWSVSLMLDEFTMIYQQLIADQELVIQRTTHHYADFVEWELNYLASQEGEEARAFWKKKLGGPLKRLELPMDKTRPSTPSFKGGISFFTCKHELRDEMIAYRKNHHYQTDVIYLSLFLAFLSRISGQDDIIIGVPRFGRPQKEFYSIMGPCLVMLPLRIKIPKNCSFKELARLVQEELSLCSRYQNYPFSLIAGELDYDRDKKYSSFFSTAFVHQKAIKQDGAYFVGNAQNTFQSNDLTISSYPIHKNISQYDLCFVVEKDNQQDILAGFEYNADILNEETVVKWIADFEAASLFLLKNDSENILMLKSQAKKDYWTKNFVHLPSFKILPEDGSSLSSDSTVFEREKFEITGLLSTQISRLAQSWDSSAFEIFMSTFLVLLHAESEKEDMALAFRADCDQLQKISFLLLRTDLSGNPLFSELVLQVQRKVKEAYQYKDGLESLLHGQPEPQILFEMNEEEPHSTIDFQFRIHESQGQLYGTITYHANVFKRETAQRMLSQYEYVLQSVIAQPHQRIRELVSHLNSQFLSNDDYEQLFL; from the coding sequence ATGGATCAGAGAACCTTTATCAAAACAATCGCTCTGTCTGAAACGCAAAAAGATTACTTTATTCACTATTTGGTACACCCGACAAGTGCTTTTTATCATGAGCAGTTTCTTTTCAGATTCGAGCAGCGACTAGATGTAACGGTGACGATACGTACGCTTACCGAGATTGTGAAGCGTCATGAAATCAATCGGTCCATTTTTGTGTTAGAAGACGAGCCCATACAAAAAGTCTACAGCGAGCCTATATTGGATTTTGAGCATGTGGCTTCTGCTGACTGGGACGATAAGACGATTCGAGCATATCTGAATCAGGAACTGGGCAAGTCGTTTCAGTTGGACAAGGGGCCGTTATTCAGTTGCAGATTGCTGGATTATAAAGAGATGGGCAGCATTCTAAGCTTTAAGTACCACCACATCTGCTCAGATGGGTGGAGTGTTTCGCTCATGCTCGATGAATTTACGATGATCTATCAACAGTTGATAGCAGATCAAGAGCTTGTGATACAACGGACCACACATCATTATGCGGATTTTGTTGAGTGGGAACTGAATTATTTAGCCAGCCAAGAAGGAGAGGAAGCGAGAGCTTTTTGGAAAAAGAAGCTGGGCGGACCTCTTAAGAGGCTAGAGTTGCCGATGGATAAAACTCGTCCCAGTACTCCGTCGTTTAAAGGCGGGATTTCTTTCTTTACGTGCAAACATGAGCTTCGCGATGAGATGATAGCTTACCGTAAAAATCATCACTATCAAACAGATGTTATTTATTTGTCTCTCTTCCTTGCTTTTCTTTCTCGTATTTCAGGCCAAGATGACATTATTATCGGTGTACCTAGATTTGGCAGGCCCCAAAAGGAGTTTTATTCCATCATGGGACCATGTCTTGTCATGCTGCCACTCCGAATCAAAATCCCGAAGAATTGTTCATTTAAAGAGTTAGCCCGACTTGTTCAAGAAGAGTTGTCATTATGCTCCCGGTATCAAAACTACCCATTTTCTCTGATAGCAGGAGAGCTGGATTATGATCGCGATAAAAAATATTCGTCTTTTTTTTCAACCGCTTTTGTCCATCAAAAAGCCATTAAGCAAGATGGCGCCTATTTTGTGGGCAATGCCCAAAATACGTTTCAAAGCAATGACTTAACAATCAGTTCTTATCCTATTCATAAAAATATATCCCAGTATGATTTATGTTTTGTGGTTGAAAAGGACAACCAACAGGACATATTGGCAGGATTTGAATACAATGCGGATATTTTGAATGAAGAAACGGTTGTCAAATGGATTGCCGATTTTGAAGCCGCCAGTCTATTTCTTTTGAAAAATGATAGTGAAAATATCCTAATGCTAAAAAGCCAAGCGAAAAAAGACTACTGGACGAAGAACTTTGTCCATTTGCCATCCTTTAAAATATTGCCTGAGGATGGAAGTAGTCTTTCTAGCGATTCCACTGTGTTCGAACGGGAGAAGTTTGAAATAACAGGGTTGCTGTCGACTCAAATATCCCGTCTGGCCCAATCTTGGGACAGCTCAGCGTTTGAGATTTTCATGAGTACATTTTTGGTCCTCTTGCATGCTGAAAGCGAGAAGGAGGATATGGCCCTGGCATTTCGGGCGGATTGTGATCAGCTACAAAAAATTTCTTTCCTATTGCTACGAACGGATCTATCAGGAAATCCACTTTTTTCCGAGCTAGTTCTGCAAGTACAGCGCAAGGTAAAAGAAGCCTATCAATATAAAGACGGCTTGGAATCGCTGCTACATGGACAACCCGAGCCGCAAATTTTGTTTGAAATGAACGAGGAAGAACCACACTCCACGATTGATTTTCAATTCCGCATCCACGAGTCACAAGGTCAACTGTATGGAACCATTACCTATCATGCAAATGTATTCAAGAGGGAGACCGCACAAAGAATGTTATCCCAATATGAATACGTATTGCAAAGTGTGATAGCCCAGCCGCATCAACGAATCCGTGAACTTGTCAGTCATCTAAACAGCCAATTTCTTTCAAATGATGATTATGAGCAACTATTCCTTTAG
- a CDS encoding non-ribosomal peptide synthetase has protein sequence MNNSITAFFEEQVELHPDNIALLWKDASLTYQELNSRANRLANYLKKCGVGSESKVGLCMDRSFEMIISMVAILKAGGAYVPLDPAYPEQRIHYMLQDAGITIVLAQESLVSRLPEGLKVVCPERDQLAISMESDANLEPHATPESLAYLMYTSGSTGNPKGVLIPHRGVIRLVKHVSYVSLTAEETMLHMASISFDASTFEVWGSLLNGAKLVVFPYKELDLGEMGQVLRDYRVSTLLLTAGVFHQLIDFHLEDVKGLRQLLVGGDIMSPKHAQKVVDNLSDTLLINCYGPTETTTFATFYPVTDRSAIQHSVSIGRPINDTEVYILNDKQKLVPVGLVGEMYVGGKGLALGYWNRPEINQEKFIKHPFNPDPEAILYRTGDMVKYVPDRGLEFIGRKDNQVKIRGYRIELGEIETVLNQPEDVREAIVIAQEYGADDKRLIAYMAGDGEVEQWKKHASTQLPPFMVPSYFVKMEAFPLTTQGKVDRKALPLPETVMIEEEFVAPRTATESRIASIWRETLKVERISIHSSFFDLGGHSLLATQLISRLEDAFQLSIPLRILFECPTIASLHTRIMELSQNGKRERIPTITKAPHTERFPLSHAQQRLWFLHQLEPDSTAYNVPHIWRLTGLWDASALEKGWNALLLRHEILRTVFPNENGQPFQAVQPYQFTPLPVIDLRERTKASQEEQLNDFIEQEASIRFDLHRGPLIQAKLIALGEEESVLLCTMHHIITDGWSEEILLKEWLAFYEEAQSGSHAELAALPIQYADFSVWQREWLTDDAIGLQLDYWKAELSGELPVLQLPIDRPRPAIQGYAGSMHKTVLPSTLLEKLKTVSRQENATLFMTLLAAYQSFLSRYTGQSDILVGSPVANRNVKEIEGLIGFFVNTLVYRASFQDGPTFKQLLARVKEKALLAQENQDVPFEKIVETLQLERNTSYSPVFQTMFTWAELSSNVYQSSAGALEIMPVRHNVSKFDIELSMGESEAGLIMNMIYNTDLFDQATIGRMAVHFENWLQELVNAPDAPIASLELLPKDERNKIVGDWNRTEATVPENTCLHDLFIEQVKKTPDLIAAEMGSETITYQELDRRSNQLAHYLITLGVRPNTPVGLCMNRSLELVISILGIVKAGGAFIPLDTELPEARMAHLLESSKTNICITEQEFRHLFEQATHVQCIELEADKEKIASMPEGLPEQTVKPTDLVSIYYTSGSTGIPKGVENLHVGWVNRMLWMQRQHGLEQGESVLQKTTLTFDDAAVEFFWPLSVGGRISLMEPWLHRDPEAIIQAAIQYQVACIQFVPSMLNMFVDALTPDDAAKLGTLKNVISSGEALLPETVGKFYQKLNAKLHNTWGATEVSIDSTIYTCSPEDAFGKDCVSVGKPIDNNRIYILDKNLNPVPIGVIGDLYIGGLGLARGYLYNPEKTKEAFIENPFVAGERMYRTGDKGYYLPSGNIKFVGRQDNQIKIRGIRVELGEIESTLSRLPSIREAAVISVQNDRGSTELAAYIVGEGDINEWRTFLKGQLPAYMIPTYFTKLDSIPKTTSGKINRNALELPVMKPSDSSIATPRTIPEELIHSIWCDILQMNQISIKDSFFDIGGHSLLATQVISRMRAVLGMDISLRTIFEFTTIEALAARIAEIKQGSESNTRIHEVSRVEDQPGQSLFEVSHGQRRQWFHAKFSDQEAVGGVYLFEVEGPVDSQVLYKSMGLMFERHRIMRTTIIEKEGQLYQKVHDDLKADNEYVDLSSLSVTEGEQRIKMDLESDLYKPFDFSRESFFRMRLYRVAPTKHFFLLGTHHIGFDGWSLDVFMKDLADVYQQEKSGGHRLFSKPLDYIDYTLWQQARLQKGELNRQRDYWLKQLQQNVAAPLIPRDVHPFTRDNQISNVTSLPIEPTTAQSLSELTRMAGGTVYTTMLTALNIWLSLITDQMIITVGSTLSGRTQTDLEGIIGPLINPVAMRTDLSGNPTVLEMLKRTRETAYAAYENQEYPYNLVVEDQLAAKGLKKNLYSVVFIGQQASNSLIESNGIIYRYCPLNRFLDETMVKSYEGSHFIKDDQLDMMLFLSTNHDQLTFTAQYNADVFSRNAMDTFMSQIEYILCQMTENPMQRLSQLKLAEEYDFNELFS, from the coding sequence ATGAACAATTCCATCACTGCATTCTTTGAGGAGCAGGTTGAACTTCATCCTGACAACATCGCTTTGCTATGGAAGGATGCCTCACTCACTTATCAAGAGCTGAATAGCAGGGCCAACAGGCTGGCAAATTATTTGAAAAAGTGTGGGGTAGGGTCGGAAAGCAAGGTCGGCTTGTGTATGGATCGTTCGTTCGAAATGATCATCAGTATGGTAGCGATTTTAAAGGCTGGCGGGGCTTATGTCCCGCTTGATCCTGCCTATCCTGAGCAGCGAATCCATTATATGCTGCAAGACGCAGGCATTACGATCGTACTCGCACAAGAAAGCTTGGTATCGCGGCTGCCAGAAGGCTTGAAGGTCGTATGCCCTGAGCGTGACCAACTGGCGATCAGCATGGAATCAGATGCGAATTTGGAGCCGCATGCAACTCCAGAAAGCCTTGCGTATTTGATGTATACTTCCGGCTCGACAGGAAATCCGAAAGGGGTACTCATTCCTCATCGCGGCGTGATCCGGCTCGTTAAACATGTATCCTATGTATCGCTTACGGCGGAAGAAACCATGCTGCATATGGCGTCGATTTCATTTGATGCATCGACCTTCGAGGTATGGGGCAGCTTGCTAAATGGAGCAAAGCTCGTTGTTTTTCCATACAAAGAGCTTGATCTTGGCGAGATGGGGCAGGTATTGCGTGATTATCGAGTCAGTACATTATTGTTAACAGCAGGAGTCTTTCATCAACTGATTGATTTCCATCTGGAGGATGTAAAAGGGTTACGTCAATTGCTTGTGGGTGGGGATATTATGTCCCCCAAGCACGCTCAAAAGGTAGTAGACAACTTGTCTGATACGTTATTGATCAATTGCTATGGTCCTACGGAAACCACGACATTTGCCACCTTTTATCCAGTAACAGATAGAAGCGCCATCCAACACTCCGTTTCGATCGGTCGCCCTATCAATGACACAGAAGTGTATATCTTAAACGACAAACAAAAGCTTGTGCCTGTTGGTCTTGTAGGGGAAATGTACGTGGGGGGCAAGGGACTGGCTCTGGGATATTGGAATCGACCCGAGATTAATCAAGAGAAATTTATTAAACATCCCTTTAATCCAGACCCGGAAGCCATCTTATACAGGACGGGTGACATGGTGAAATATGTGCCTGATCGAGGCCTTGAATTTATCGGAAGAAAAGACAACCAAGTAAAAATAAGAGGGTATCGTATCGAACTGGGCGAGATTGAGACCGTCTTGAATCAGCCGGAAGACGTCAGGGAAGCCATCGTTATTGCACAGGAGTATGGAGCTGACGATAAAAGGCTCATCGCCTATATGGCTGGAGATGGAGAAGTCGAACAGTGGAAAAAGCATGCAAGTACGCAATTGCCTCCTTTCATGGTTCCGTCCTATTTTGTGAAAATGGAAGCATTTCCGCTTACCACGCAAGGAAAAGTGGACCGAAAGGCGTTGCCATTGCCAGAAACCGTCATGATAGAGGAGGAATTTGTCGCACCACGTACTGCGACAGAAAGTCGGATAGCGTCCATTTGGCGTGAGACTTTAAAAGTGGAACGAATTAGTATCCACTCCTCCTTTTTTGATTTAGGCGGTCACTCTCTGCTTGCGACACAGCTCATATCCCGCCTGGAGGACGCTTTCCAATTGTCTATACCGTTGCGAATCTTGTTTGAATGTCCGACGATCGCGAGTTTACATACAAGAATAATGGAGCTCAGTCAGAATGGAAAAAGAGAGCGGATACCAACGATTACGAAAGCGCCGCATACAGAAAGGTTCCCATTATCTCATGCACAGCAGCGTTTATGGTTTTTGCATCAATTGGAACCGGATAGTACAGCTTACAACGTTCCTCATATTTGGCGTTTGACTGGACTGTGGGATGCAAGTGCGCTGGAAAAAGGATGGAATGCGCTGCTTTTGCGCCATGAAATATTGCGTACGGTTTTTCCAAATGAAAATGGTCAACCTTTCCAAGCTGTCCAACCATATCAGTTTACACCTTTGCCTGTCATCGATCTGAGAGAACGAACCAAGGCCTCGCAAGAAGAGCAACTCAACGACTTTATTGAGCAGGAAGCAAGCATCAGGTTTGACTTGCATCGAGGCCCCTTGATTCAGGCCAAATTGATAGCATTAGGGGAAGAAGAGTCCGTTCTGCTGTGTACCATGCACCATATCATTACGGACGGATGGTCTGAGGAAATTTTATTGAAAGAATGGCTGGCCTTTTATGAGGAGGCACAGAGTGGCAGTCATGCGGAGCTTGCTGCCCTACCGATTCAATATGCCGATTTCTCTGTATGGCAGCGTGAATGGCTGACGGACGATGCGATAGGTCTACAGCTAGACTATTGGAAAGCGGAACTGTCTGGAGAGCTTCCTGTCTTGCAATTGCCGATTGATCGGCCTAGACCTGCGATTCAAGGTTATGCAGGAAGTATGCATAAAACCGTGCTGCCATCGACGTTGCTTGAGAAATTGAAAACCGTAAGCCGGCAAGAGAATGCGACTTTATTTATGACCCTGTTGGCAGCTTATCAAAGCTTTTTATCCAGATATACCGGACAGTCGGATATTTTGGTGGGGAGCCCTGTAGCGAATCGAAATGTAAAAGAAATCGAGGGATTAATTGGATTCTTCGTGAACACGCTCGTATATCGGGCAAGTTTTCAAGACGGTCCTACCTTCAAACAACTGCTTGCTCGCGTAAAAGAAAAAGCGCTTCTGGCACAGGAAAACCAAGATGTCCCATTTGAAAAAATCGTAGAGACGCTTCAGCTTGAACGCAATACAAGCTACTCCCCGGTTTTTCAGACCATGTTCACGTGGGCTGAGTTGTCATCGAATGTTTACCAATCGTCTGCCGGAGCGTTGGAAATCATGCCCGTTCGTCATAACGTTTCAAAATTTGATATCGAGTTATCCATGGGTGAGTCTGAAGCTGGTCTGATCATGAACATGATCTATAACACGGATTTATTTGACCAAGCAACCATAGGAAGAATGGCTGTTCATTTCGAAAATTGGCTGCAAGAACTGGTGAATGCACCGGACGCTCCGATTGCATCGCTCGAATTGTTACCCAAGGATGAGCGTAACAAAATCGTAGGGGATTGGAATCGGACAGAAGCAACCGTTCCAGAGAATACATGCTTGCATGATTTGTTCATCGAACAGGTAAAAAAGACCCCGGACCTAATTGCTGCCGAAATGGGCAGTGAAACGATAACCTATCAGGAACTGGACAGGCGTTCTAACCAGCTGGCGCATTATTTGATTACGCTCGGGGTTCGACCCAATACACCTGTCGGGCTATGCATGAATCGCTCCCTTGAACTTGTCATATCGATTCTCGGCATCGTAAAGGCAGGCGGGGCATTTATTCCCTTAGATACCGAGCTGCCGGAAGCAAGGATGGCTCATTTACTGGAAAGCTCAAAAACGAATATTTGCATAACAGAACAGGAATTCAGGCATCTGTTCGAGCAAGCGACGCATGTTCAATGCATAGAACTAGAGGCAGACAAGGAAAAGATAGCAAGCATGCCTGAGGGATTGCCGGAGCAAACCGTAAAACCGACGGATTTGGTGTCGATTTATTACACATCAGGATCGACGGGCATTCCGAAAGGGGTGGAAAACCTCCATGTCGGATGGGTTAATCGAATGCTATGGATGCAGCGCCAGCATGGCTTGGAGCAAGGGGAGTCCGTCCTGCAAAAAACAACACTGACATTCGATGACGCAGCCGTTGAGTTTTTCTGGCCATTGTCTGTAGGCGGTCGGATCTCACTGATGGAGCCGTGGTTGCATCGAGATCCAGAGGCAATTATTCAGGCAGCTATTCAGTATCAAGTGGCATGCATTCAATTTGTGCCGAGCATGCTCAACATGTTTGTCGATGCCCTTACACCTGATGATGCAGCAAAATTGGGGACATTAAAAAATGTTATCTCCAGTGGCGAAGCGCTATTACCGGAAACAGTAGGCAAGTTCTATCAGAAATTGAACGCCAAGCTCCATAATACTTGGGGGGCAACAGAGGTCTCAATTGACTCTACCATTTATACCTGCTCACCCGAGGACGCGTTTGGGAAGGACTGTGTCAGTGTAGGAAAGCCGATTGACAACAACAGAATATACATTCTGGACAAAAATTTAAACCCGGTTCCGATTGGTGTCATAGGCGACCTTTATATCGGTGGTCTGGGACTGGCAAGAGGTTATTTATACAATCCCGAAAAAACCAAGGAAGCTTTCATAGAAAATCCATTTGTAGCAGGGGAAAGAATGTATCGAACCGGAGACAAAGGATATTACTTGCCTTCCGGAAATATCAAATTTGTTGGCAGACAAGATAATCAAATCAAGATAAGAGGCATCAGGGTTGAACTAGGGGAGATTGAGTCGACATTAAGCAGACTTCCGTCCATTCGTGAAGCAGCCGTCATTTCCGTTCAAAACGACAGGGGTTCTACAGAACTGGCTGCGTATATCGTGGGCGAAGGGGATATAAACGAATGGCGCACATTCCTGAAGGGGCAATTGCCTGCTTATATGATTCCGACCTATTTCACAAAGCTGGACAGCATCCCGAAAACAACAAGCGGAAAAATTAATCGCAATGCACTGGAATTGCCCGTGATGAAACCATCCGACTCCTCCATCGCTACACCACGTACGATTCCTGAGGAGCTTATCCATTCCATCTGGTGCGATATCTTGCAGATGAATCAGATTAGTATCAAGGACTCCTTCTTTGATATAGGTGGGCATTCCTTATTGGCAACCCAAGTGATATCCCGTATGAGAGCGGTTCTGGGAATGGACATCTCCTTGCGTACTATATTTGAGTTTACGACGATCGAAGCTCTAGCAGCCCGGATAGCTGAGATCAAGCAAGGCAGCGAGTCGAACACCCGTATTCATGAAGTTTCACGAGTAGAGGATCAGCCGGGTCAGTCGTTATTTGAAGTATCCCACGGCCAAAGAAGACAATGGTTCCATGCAAAATTCAGTGACCAGGAAGCGGTGGGTGGGGTGTACCTCTTTGAAGTTGAGGGCCCTGTTGATAGTCAGGTTCTGTACAAATCTATGGGTCTCATGTTTGAACGGCACAGAATTATGCGTACGACCATCATAGAAAAGGAAGGGCAATTGTATCAAAAAGTGCATGATGACCTGAAGGCGGATAACGAGTATGTGGACTTGTCTTCCTTATCTGTTACGGAAGGCGAGCAACGTATCAAAATGGATTTGGAATCTGACTTGTACAAGCCATTTGATTTTTCCCGAGAGTCTTTCTTTCGGATGAGGTTATATCGAGTCGCACCAACGAAGCACTTCTTCCTCTTGGGCACTCATCATATTGGATTTGATGGCTGGTCGTTAGATGTGTTTATGAAAGATTTGGCGGACGTGTATCAACAAGAAAAGAGCGGGGGGCATCGTCTGTTTTCCAAACCGCTGGATTATATTGATTACACCTTGTGGCAGCAGGCGCGGTTACAAAAGGGAGAATTGAATCGGCAGCGGGACTATTGGTTAAAGCAACTGCAACAAAATGTCGCTGCACCGCTCATACCTCGAGATGTACATCCATTCACTCGCGACAACCAGATTTCAAATGTAACGTCGCTTCCCATTGAACCAACGACAGCGCAGTCGCTATCAGAATTGACTCGAATGGCCGGCGGTACCGTTTATACGACCATGCTTACGGCGTTAAACATTTGGCTTTCGCTCATCACGGACCAAATGATCATTACTGTCGGATCTACTTTATCTGGCCGTACCCAGACGGACCTCGAAGGAATTATTGGTCCTCTTATCAATCCCGTCGCCATGCGCACAGATTTGTCCGGCAACCCAACCGTTTTGGAAATGTTGAAGAGAACGAGAGAAACGGCGTATGCGGCGTATGAGAATCAGGAGTATCCGTACAATTTGGTCGTAGAGGATCAACTAGCCGCGAAGGGCCTGAAGAAGAATTTGTATTCCGTTGTTTTTATTGGACAACAAGCCTCGAACAGTCTAATTGAATCAAACGGCATTATCTACAGGTATTGTCCGTTAAATCGGTTCCTGGATGAAACGATGGTCAAATCATATGAAGGAAGCCATTTTATAAAAGATGATCAATTGGATATGATGTTATTTTTGTCCACGAATCATGACCAGCTCACATTTACTGCACAGTATAATGCGGATGTATTTAGCAGGAATGCCATGGATACGTTTATGAGTCAAATCGAGTACATCCTATGCCAAATGACTGAAAATCCAATGCAGCGTTTATCTCAATTGAAATTGGCGGAAGAATACGATTTCAATGAACTGTTCAGCTAA